aatttggtacttttttccaccactggtgatTTATGAGGCTACTATTGAAATTTAAATTGGCCTATTAGCAGTCATGCAACTATGGCCACACATTACCTTTTGAACTTTAGGTTTACGTCAGCAAGTTCAGAGCTGGTCCAACATCAACATTGTTGATAGGAAAGGGGAAGTGAAAAGTTTAAAAATAGTTTTGTTTTAAACTGCCACATTGGTTACTTCTTAGATGATTACCTTATTATTTAGGCTTTTAGGTTTGTCATTGTTTTACTACTCTGCAtatataccccccccccaacatCAGCTTTCCCCTTCCCATCATCagctctccccttcccccttcccatCATGGCTACCTCTATGGACCAGTCCACTCTTCTAGAAGACGAGCTCACCTGTCCCGTGTGCTTGGACCTGTTCCGGGACCCCCACCTGCTGCCCTGCGGCCACAATTTCTGCCTGCTGTGCGTCCGCCGGCTCAAACGGCAAGCGGAGCGAGGCCGCTTCCGTTGCCCCGAGTGCCGAGAGAGCCACCGCTGCTCCACGGCCTCCCAGAAGAACTTTAAGCTCGCCAACATCGCAGACGACTTCCGCTACAGGGGACGGGTATGTGCTGTCTGGGGGCTGTATTCATGAAGTGTCTCAGTGGAGGAGTACTGATTTAGGATACGTTTAGCCTTTTACATGGACAGGAGGGCCCTGATccgagatcagcactcctactctgagatgcttgatacacATGGTCCCTGGTCACATTAGCTGTGGAGCGGTAGCTAAAAGCACCAAAGAAAAGTTTACATGAACTTTAAGGCCTATCACTCTGATGACCTTAGTTTAAGGAGtattcatatttttgtttttacctttatttaactaggcaagtcagttaagaacaaaatcttattttcaatgacggcctaggaacagtgggttaactgcctgttcaggggcagaacgacagatttgtaccttgtcagctcggggatatgaacttgcaaccttccggttactagtccaacgctcaaaccactaggctaccctgccacccctttaCAATAGCCTGCTCTACTGATTCATAGCCTATAGGCCCCACCCAACAAACAcgctacctctcttcctctcgctaTGATGTCCAGGCAGTATCGTCAAGACAACAACAACCAGACGGCAGCCCGACAACAGCCAAGACCCCCGTGTCCGTGCCGTGTGACTACTGCTCTCCAGTGGACACTAGCGAGGCGGGGAAAGGGGAACCTGGGGCTGGAGTGGTGGTAGAGGTAGCGGTCAAGACGTGTCTGAAATGCGAGGTGTCCATGTGTCAGGTAAAGATCTGAGAGGCATCCATAATTTTAGCATCCATAATTCCAAATTCACCCATGGTAAAGCACTGTGGAGCAGAAATATTCCAATATTCTTATTCTGTTATCTAAGCACTCTTTTTTTGCACAGCACCAGTATTCTCAACACATTCAGGTGTTGGATGTGCATAAcacctttttatttaaaaaaaaaaaaaaatttaagctttgttttattttacattttcaaTCAGCAGGTAAGTCAAGACAAACATGAACTTTTTCTtcattttgtccatttcaggAGCACGTGAAGCCCCACCTGGAGCTGCCTGCGTTTAGGGAGCACCCCCTGACTGAACCCCTGGGGGATCTGAGGAAGAGGAAGTGTCCTGAACACGATGAGATGTACCGCTACTACTGCATGGACGACCGGGTGTGTGTCTGCAACGCCTGTACCATCGAGGGGGGCCACGCGGGACACACCATCAAGACCCTGAAGAACACTATGAAGGATCTGAAGGTAACAGGTCTAAAGTTATAAAACCTCTAAAACAGTGAATAGGTTAATCACTGTGTGTTTAAGTCACGGGCACAACTTTCACAGGGGACAGTGGTGACATGCCCCACcccacacattctgaaattgcatttttgtccgaGGCAaatgtgtgctttaggaccatgcggacgcctctGAGCGTGttggagtgtttatctgactggatacccccacttctaaaaccaaaatTGCACCCCTGGTTTAGGTTATATATCGTTATGGAGGAGTGGTAGAGTTAAGAGGTCTCTGTTTGTTGGTCTACTGGTCAGGAGGGGGATGTACAGGACTAAATGAAGCACTCTAAAAATGAAAGACCGTCACTTAGAACACACTCGCACACAATAAGTATGTACACCCTATCACTTTCGATCAAACAAAAGGTACACACACAAAGAACACACCTCTATACTCTAGACGAGGCCTCCACAGAATGGCAATTGATGAGTCTAGAACACAGGTGAATGTCATTGTCACTGCTGTTGTCTGACATGGTTTAGCGAATGAGAGACAATGAGtgagtcccaaatgtcacccgAAACCTAAatagtgggaaagagagagatcccatagggctctggtcataagCAATGCACTAtaacgggaatagggtgccattcgggactgTGACAAAACATAATGTGATCTCACTGTTTGAATGAATTGTTCAAGCTGCTTCCTGAAGTGACTTGTCTGAACCAATGTGAAAAAGGGAGACATTTCCTGTTGAGTTCACCATTTACCCTCACTATAGTCTTGTTGTCATAGTGAATgtaatctctctcccctccctcaaacccactctctccctctgtttctctctctctctcccaaactccctctctgttctcaggGCTCTCTGGAGAACCAGCTACAGAAGGTGGACAGGAAGCTGAACAAAGCAGAGAAAAATCTCCAGGAGCAAAAGGAACAAGAACGACTGAACAAGGTGATATTGCTGATCTAGGATGAGGGCAGCCGGTGATTGTCacgcaaataactgccggtctcacggtaattgaccgttagttaacataaacacatttcccATCTCttggcttccacgcatagcctatAAGCCAATGATGCAgaactttggaacatctacataaaaagttaatatagcctacacatcacaataaatccattatttattttagtctaAAGAAAAATGATCTGAAGAAAATTAAGTCTTATTTCAGAAGAGCATAATCTGAGTTGTCTTTATGTTAGGCTGTGATCTGgctatggctgtgggctacactagttcatttagcagaagagatttgtttagaattccgtggcattattttatagtgtgAAAAATACagttgaacatagctgaataaaataggagTGCGCACATGGgcctattctgtgttgagcggttaacaaagaaaccgttcctcctatatgcttcatttagagttatttatgcaactttagttgttctacaaacgttgggctatatgttttgatttttaatatatTCTAAGTCGCAtcaaaggcatgagctctgctttgtttattGCTCGGGCTGTACACACTtaatcagtctctcattcacaatttaacaagcacttgataatgccccGAATTTCCCGGCCGCATCtactttgtgtggccgtaatgccccctaaaaaaatgTAATGCCCCCCCCCCATGCATTTtttggccgttgtgcccttgtgctgaatataatatttataattcccttctcccggcttCATGCTCCAAAGcacctcactcacatggctctctcagattaCTCAATTCTTATTGTCCAATGCCtgtcacgtgatcgggtctttctcacaggctaggTGCATATTGAAGGCattagaataactgtccacatttactttttggcatactattcttgatttaatcttgtctttacatacactaaatcaTATCAGTGTGAAATTAGTTtttatttagaatggaccattatcatgcacctgtctcgaaacaggggcagcgggaaaaaatacatgtcatctatgctcTTAAATAGCAAATGAAAGACTCTTTTcacgtggttcattttcatgccagccagtgtgtttgattagattttcgattacatttgcattgatgtcagagtgattagaaggACAGtataggctactaatgaccatcagcaacaACAGagtttggagaagcctaattacagtGACTAAACTGTCACATGAAATTTGCCTGCCATCATGACTTGTGACCACCCGTGTGGCGGTAATATGCTCACTGCAACAGActtatctaggatcagttttgcatttaagattGTAATGAACAAGATTATGGACAGGTGTTCGTACCTGATCCTTGATCAGCACTCCTTTCCATAATGTAAGATGTCATGTATTTGTATTGTTTACAgagctgtatatatattttttaatttgttttattaaaatatatatatatatttcatctaTTTTCATGTCTGAAGATGAGGAAACTTTTGATCACTGATTAGTTTGTTTTTGGTTAAACACACACCTacctctcaaccctctccctctctctgtgcagAGGTTCCTGGAGGACTCAGACCAGGGGGTCACAGCCTTGGGAGAGGTGTTACAGGTCCACCTGGAGGGCTTCCTCACCTCCCTCAGGGACTGTTCCTGCTCCCACGGGGTCGAGTGTGGCCCCAGCATCCAGCGGAACATAGCCAAGGCGGTCCAAGACCAGTCCCGTCTGCAGGATGTCCACAGTGGCATCCAGACCCTCGCCCAGGAGAACGACCCCTTCCGCTTCCTAGAGGTCAGTGTGCGGATTAATTGATATACATGGACAAATGGATGTGCCTTTAACATTCTTTTTAAAACCGTCCTGCTGTTCCTAAGTAGctttgttttattttcattaacTAAATGTTGTTATTTTTTTGATGGGGATTAAGAAaagatgcagacaattacattgatggaagccacaatcccTGCTGATATAccctacccccccaaaaaaaatgaatGATGTTATTCTTTGCTTCTCTGATTTGCTGTTTAGGCATACAAGTCATCAAGCAAAAAGTAAGTGGGTTGTGTGTATGTCTCCAACTGTCTATGGGTGTTGCGCCATATgcagtgtgtttgtgcgtgtgtgtgtgtgtgtgtgtgtgtgtgagctatgTCTATGGGTGACATATCATTTGTAATtcgtgtctttctctctccatctgtctatgGGTGATGTGCCATTGCTAAtgcgagtgtgtttgtgtgtgtttgtcccagtTTCTGCAGGCAGTTGAAGAAGCCTCTGTTCCACGCAGAATGCGCTTGCGTGGACTCGGACGGCCTGGCCGAGTCTATGGAGGCTAAACAGGAAGACTTCCTCACTGAAGTACACTCTCACGTCTCTCACCTCATCAACGAGCTCTGTAAGTAacagactggtgtgtgtgtgaaagggtAGAGGGAACAACTCTGTTGCACGCTCCTCTTCTCTGTTTCATCAACAAAACCAATAACAAAAGGCGCTGAGGCGAACAGTGGCACATTTTCACCAAATGTGGATTCTACCTTTAACAGTTTTGTCTTCTACCAGGTCCCGTAGTCCGGGAAGAGGAGgacagcggaggagaggaggaggatgaagatgatGACGACAGCAGTGATGGCGATGAGCAAGAAGAAgctgaggaggagatgaggagtgaggaagaggaggctgtacACGACCAGAGTGAGTCAGCAGACGAGCTTTACAGTcccgaggaggaggaagaagaagaagaggaggacgaggaagaagaggagattCATTCAGACTGATGAAATTACTTCCATTTAAGTCTGATTTTCAGTCAGAaagtcatgcattgatgtcagtgGGAGATTGTGTGAAAAGGCTACTGGATTTTTCCATAAATTACCAAAAGAACCATTTTGGGAAACCTTTTAAATATTATACATCAATCTTTAGAAGATGAGCTGtttgactgcatcccaaatggcaccctatttcttatatagggcactactttcgaccagggccctatataggcaatagggtgccatttggaaaagAGACTGTTTTTTTGTTCAAGATTATACTGTAATAACTAAACACTTGAAACTGGGCTTCTCATTCTAACCTCATACGTTATTTTTTTGACTAAAGCACTTTATGTGCCCAACCTCTCTTTtgtagacctgggttcaaatagtatttgatatatttttttcaaatacTTTTCTGCATTTGCTTTGTAATGTAATATAGTTTTGGGTCTATTCTATTGCTTCCATTAAGCCAGGCAAGCTTGATCAAGCACCGCTAGAAGTATTTGTAATAATTTCAcctagtatttgaacccaggtgcgGGCTGTATTATACATCCAGTGAAAGCCACATCTTAAGTATTTTTTTTGATTCTCAGGAAGATGTATTACAAGGTGTTTATTATTTGATGGCACTTTGATAAATAATTGAAAGGTATTGCACTGACCACTTGCAGAAATCTATGTCTTCATAAACTACAATGGGCTACCTGACTAATTATACACCATTAGTGCATTTAGTTAGCATGgtaccagatctgtttgtgcggtcTTGCCAGCACCAATATGAATGACCATCAGAGTTGGCAAGACGGCAGAAATAGATCTGTGACCAGGCTAGCATTTAGGTGTTCATGTGTAACCAGACAAATGTGAGTGCATGTCCTGACTGAATTCTGATTGATGCAATTTTATACCAATGAAAGTTAGATGATAGAAGACTTGTGGATGAGTGTGTGAAGCGTGGGTGTGTTTTTCAAAAGCTGTTTGAAAGTTATGTAAAAGTTGGTGAGCTATATgtttatcagtctataatttaaTAATGAATTGTTCTTATGGTATTATGTTTCATCAGTTGCATACCTGGtttgtattcattaggcaccaaatggggGGGGACAGACTGAAACTCTACCAGCACTGAGCTCTACCAGCACTGGTCCAATAAGTAGCCCTTGTCCTTTTCCGTTTGGAAAaggtgtgcactaatgaacacaacccatgtCTCATGACTTGTAGTTCTGATAAATATTTGAAGGCCTACTTCTAGTGGTTGTAGCAATAGATAACTTGTTACTTTAGGCATGTTTTGTATCGTTATCAATTTGCACAGTTCTGCAAAGAACATAGTGAAAAATTGCTTTTTTGTCCTGcaagggatttaaaaaaaaaaaaatgtgatctGAAAAATCTATAATATTTTGGGGGATTTTCATACTGGTGATTTTGAATGTGGTAAAATTGTCATTCTATCCAGCCAATAAACTCAGCATGAATGTTATTATAATAGCACATTGCATTGATATTTATAATATTTCATTGGCTTCTTTCAGACCCCCTATTCTTTTACATTAGACTGTCAAATTGCATTTGGATTGTTAATTATTTTCTTCCTTTCACTTTTATGAATTCTTGAAACTGTAACTCCAAGAAATGTATAATATGTCAGCCTGACCTCAAAGATGTAACATAGTAACTGCAAATCTGTGacacaaaggttaaataaaaaaataatacccATTAAACCTAGCTGTTAAACAGGGAAACAGTTTTTCCACCGTCCTTTTTTCCCAtaagggattttagaaacacaaTAAGGGCTGtatttcatgtaggcttaccttGGTGTAACGTTTTGATAACAATGTAAATCTTTTGAGGACCAGattcattttatatatatatttggctctatttactctcagattcgaaaatgctaattCACACCGGAGTAGACCATgtaaaacaggggtgtcaaactcaaatacccagtgggccaaaatgtaaaacctgaacaaagtcacgggccaacattgaacaaattaaccttttaatatggacccaaacaagttttgctttaacattgaatatggaacaagcatcgcttattaccatacaatatataatttaatagtggagacatgcaaaatcgaatttcaaatgaaaaaacacatcaatggcattcatttattaaataaataaaatttaaataaaaattgtatgcctcttttctatttgcagccttctgatttaaataccaaaataaactttttccactggctaataattttacaaataaaatgataataaatcaatcaaccattcaagcccatgccttgtagcaagaaaaagtgcataaagaaaacgttaattattgcacactggtctaatctgatgtgcccaagccagatacctggcatctcttcttggatgctagttcatcaatgtctgggctcaagctctgagctgaagaaatcctcagtatcgagcgaagatgttcgtcagtcagacgtctcctgtgagttgttttggtcatcttcatcgaggagaaaagttgctcgcatagataagtgctgccgaacatggagagcatctgagcagcttgggtgcggagctgaggcattgtgtcagggatgaaccgtggaaactgtgcggcgcccacagcatcatacttttGACTTCActgcactggagttcaatcagctccatttggatgttggttggtgcattttccacatcaactgcgaagggattactaagcagttcaaacttgcatttctgggcatcgaagtcggcaaatcgccggctaaactcagcggcgagaacactgagtttttcagcaaactgtgcgcatgggaacacggcggtagagatctgcgcttttatggattggcagcagggaaaatggcaagggtttccttgcagcatctgattctcccacaggcacagtttagttttgaaggccctcactgcagcgcacatgtctgtgatgatgcgcccccgcccctgaagctgcaggttcagcgcatcgagatggctcgagatgtcacagagaaaggccagctcacacaggaacttttgctcccggagctctgctgtatccttccctttggtttccaggaattgacatatttcctcacgcagctcgaaacatctgttcagtacttttcctctgcttagccatctcacctctgtgtgatacggcacgtctgcgtattccgaaccacactcctccagaaaagatttaaactggcggtgatttagacctttggctcttataaagttaactacctgtgttactgtggtcataacatgttccatctttagggctttggcacacagtgcttcctgatgtatgatgcagtggtaaacagctcacctgcacagttctcttcccgcatcttctcccgaaccatgcccaccagtccactctttttaccgcacatcgctggcgcaccatctgtcgttaatccaacgagtttatcccacggcagctttatttcagttacacatttggaaacctcctcaaagatttcctttcctgtggttgtgccatgcattgatttgaatcctaatagctcctccgtaacacacagatttgagtccactccacggatgaagactgacagctgagcagtatcagatgcgtcgcagctctcatccacagcgagggagaacgcaacaaaatcttttcccttttccatcagctggtcatacagattggtggcaagatcacatgtgcgatcagctactgtgttcctgctcaggctcacgtttgaaaatgcttgttttttctctgggcatacgaggtcacaaaccttcatcatgcactttttcatgaactctccctcattaaagggccgggctgattttgcgatctctgctgccactatataactagcctttacagcagcctcgctttgtgatgtggcttttttaaacatattctgttgtgaaaccaaacttcttttcatctcctctactttctggctcctttgagtcatgtccaggtccttgtatttgtcatggtgtttcgtttcatagtgtcgtctaatgttgtactcattacttacagccacgttgactccacaaacaagacaaacaggtttgtcttttacatatgtaaacagatattctgcctcccacttgtccagaaagctcctgttttctgcctttcttttcgccatttttgggaagggttagctcgctgacagttgtagcgtctatgttgctatgactactgtcacagaggagagagcgtttctgggtcctgtcctgattggcgcgcgaaaacagcagagcattatgggattcgtagtattagtggtgaatgcgctgtataataccggcgggccagctctagtagtaatttggtattgtctcgcgggccaaatataattaccccgcgggccaaatttggcccacgggccagagtttgacacccatgaTGTAAAAcaacaaatccctgcaagctcctgcacgtcatctctagctgacacctttgctaacaggtattgtgtcaatttaaaacttgcacaagacagttcacagaattgtccattaaagaaatgtagccaaaTGATCCATTACTACATTTaactaacattagatagttaatccagagattcttactttTGCCTCAAATAGGCTCTtacagatcatcatggcatttgtagttctttatgatagccacattagcagctaattagcgttTCGTTTTttttgtggggtggggggggggtgaatacagAAAATAAACAttaccttgtcctagagagatttacatggttatcaaaacatcacaccaggctaagcctacatgaaacacagcccttgtttaagtgtttctaaaatccccaatgggaaaaatgaatggtggaaataCGATTGGAACAATCTCCCTGTTTGACCgctgggtattatgactcatactgtggtagtctatttgtatgatatgtttggcatggttacataagacagaaggttacttaaaaCATCTTAAGGTTCTGacccttttttttctccatttgctGCATTCGACCATTAAGCCAAAAACAAAAGGAGGGAGGTTGGCCTGGGAGTATGGGTGGGTGTATAAAGTGAATGTTCGAATCACATCACAGACAATTTTAGCAacattgcaactacttagcatgttagctaaccctaactcctaaattgaaccctaaacttaacccagcTAATgcaacagctggaggcagggctttctcctatcgagctcaatttttatggaatggtctgcctacccatgtgagagatgcaaactcagtctcaacctttaagtctttactgaagactcatctcttcagtgggtcatatgattgagcgTAGTCtagcccaggagtgtgaaggtgaacggaaaggctctggagcaaccaaccgcccttgctgtctctgcctggccggtacccctctttccactgggattctctgcctctaaccctattacaggggctgagtcactggcttactggtgctctttcatgccatccctaggaggggtgcgtcacttgagtgggttgagtcactgatgtgatcttcctgtctgggttggcgccccccccttgggttgtgccgtggcggagatctttgtgggctatactcggccttgtctcaggatggtaagttggtggttgaagatatccctctagtggtgtggcggctgtgctttggcaaagtgggtggggttatatccttcctattTGTCCCTGTCCGCGGGTATCATTGGATTgggtcacagtgtctcctgacccctcctgtctcagcctccagtatttatgctgcagtagtttatgtgtcggggggttagggtcagtttgttatatctggagtacttctcctgtcctatccggtgtcctgtgtgaatttaagtatgctctctctaattctctctttctctctatatttctctctcctggaggacctgagccctaggaccatgcctcaggactacctggcatgatgactccttgctgtccccagtccacctggccgtgctgctgctccagtttcaactgttctgcctgtgattattattatttgaccatgctggtcatttatgaacatttgaacatctaggccatgttctgttataatctccacctggcacagccagaagaggactggccacacctcatagcctggttcctctctaggtttcttcctaagttttggcctttctagggagtttttcatagccaccatgcttctacacctgcattgctttctgtttggggttttaggctgggtttctgtacagcactttgagatattagctgatgtacaaagggctatacaaatacatttgatttgattttgatttactgTTAGCTGCAACTGTTAAAACCGGTTAAAACAGTGTAGCCTACAGTAATTGTTGcgtttgtgaaattatttttgaTGTGATGTGAAAGTGTAGTGATTTCTGTTTCCAGAACCGTACCGCATTTGATAATGGATTCACGTTTAGATCAGGGGTGAAAATCTGATATCAACTTTGGAGGGGACAATTACAGGAAATTTTCTCAAGAGCAATTCCTGAGGGACACACCAAAAGTAGTGCTATAACACATAGCCTACGTTGTAATATGTTAAATGTATATTGAGGAACCATAATTACTACTACTGGATAATTGATAGGTACCGCAGTTAACTGAAGGGTTGTCCCAACTTGTTCAAATGTTTAAATTATTATAAGACTACTACTGGATAATAGTTATAGCAGTGTTCCTTATCAGTCCAGCATGTATGCAGGTATTTGTATTTACAACCAGCAATATGAAGAAAGGCCAGTAGGTGGCAATAGTACTGTACACTGTATGGGTGCAGTTTTTGTAAATACAATGAACATGTGATCTCATCTAATAGAATCTCCATTGAGAACCATCACAAAGTTGGccttttaatttgaccttttctGATATTTATATAGTCTTATATAGTCATTAAATATGTCTGCTACAAAATTTTTACAAGAACAAAAAGCTCAAAATAAGTAGTTCTAAAAGTGAAAGAACTACTTCAATGAATAACCAAAATAAATCAACCAAAATATCCTTCAAAAATACTTATTTATTGTTCAGTCAGTGTCTCAACTCTTCAAACAACAACTATGGACAAGTATCCCACACAAAGTATGcaattttaaataaaataacaaaataaataattaGTAAGTGTACTGTCATGTAATAAAAACTGAAAactactaaacaaaataacaaatatcATACTATACACCAGGGGTTCTCAAACAGGGGTCAGTGGACCCCTAGGGGTCCCTGGTGTAATTTCAATTGGTCCGTGAAATAAAAAAGTGTCAAGAACATATTCAGCACCACAAGGTTTCCAGTAACTTTATATATACATAGTACTGAACATAAGAACCAAACATGTTTGTGGGTTTCAATGGATCCAACAAATTGCTGCAGATATATTCCCTCCAGCCTGTCTTTATGTACATTACAGACAACTACGCTGTTCCGTCTCTTTTCGCCCATGCTAGCCCGTAGCCAAGTCTTTAACCTACGGAGTGCACTGAAACTCCTCTAATCCTCACATGAAGACACTGGCACCACAAACAAAATCCTGATCAGCACCTCAACTTGGTCAAACAACCCCCGCACCTCCACTGGAAGCCTCCTGAGGACCTCCGCTGCCTCTCCACTGCTGCTACAggggtatttgttgtgaaatagagGCAACTGCACTGAAAGAGAATCTATGTTCAGCTCAGGGTACTGATCTAGAGACTCAACCAACTCCCCCGTGAGAAGTGCTCTTTCCAACTTGTGCAATGTGAAATGTTTAGGCATTCAAGTTCTCCAAGAACAGCAGAGGCAAGTGTGAGGCCCAACATACTCTTGCCTTTGCTGAAGTGCTCGAATAAGCCACTGGCAGTTGAAG
This DNA window, taken from Oncorhynchus tshawytscha isolate Ot180627B linkage group LG10, Otsh_v2.0, whole genome shotgun sequence, encodes the following:
- the LOC112233951 gene encoding E3 ubiquitin/ISG15 ligase TRIM25-like isoform X2 — protein: MATSMDQSTLLEDELTCPVCLDLFRDPHLLPCGHNFCLLCVRRLKRQAERGRFRCPECRESHRCSTASQKNFKLANIADDFRYRGRAVSSRQQQPDGSPTTAKTPVSVPCDYCSPVDTSEAGKGEPGAGVVVEVAVKTCLKCEVSMCQEHVKPHLELPAFREHPLTEPLGDLRKRKCPEHDEMYRYYCMDDRVCVCNACTIEGGHAGHTIKTLKNTMKDLKGSLENQLQKVDRKLNKAEKNLQEQKEQERLNKRFLEDSDQGVTALGEVLQVHLEGFLTSLRDCSCSHGVECGPSIQRNIAKAVQDQSRLQDVHSGIQTLAQENDPFRFLEAYKSSSKNFCRQLKKPLFHAECACVDSDGLAESMEAKQEDFLTEVHSHVSHLINELCPVVREEEDSGGEEEDEDDDDSSDGDEQEEAEEEMRSEEEEAVHDQSESADELYSPEEEEEEEEEDEEEEEIHSD